Proteins encoded by one window of Mastacembelus armatus chromosome 23, fMasArm1.2, whole genome shotgun sequence:
- the ttll12 gene encoding tubulin--tyrosine ligase-like protein 12, producing the protein MSTNQVIMNGNRDEEFQAFEALHAGALRSSGLPQIYWRSLHHKITNEIYDAGEVFGIMQFQEEDEERVNGGNKEKKDHPFQVIRCKVVVTRESGLQVSEPNSIFLVDHAWTYRVDHARQQLEQIPGLLPRMAALMGVDFHGEVPDSDTVEVVIEHMWKYNLTYQLSQGSAEEKVPVWYIMDEFGAQVQHSDQPSCGMAPFFYIQGQLAYTVLWPLQDLQRGDEVTRDYAYGETNTLVRKCRLLPWIPADLEVNSATNEPLDSYYEAIAHGNKEQLPVEIQPYTVPKDKMLKVYSEMSQVANNLTHPRFQLTEDEDEADIIWSYNHIKDYRKLSKERPQVMVNQFPCESIVTVKDCLAAVARRVKGGPSPDWLPETFNLQTELPQFIRHYQLRQQRGEDNHWICKPWNLARGLDTHITNNLDYIIRQRESTPKVVCKYIEDPVLFHREEVGMVKFDIRYMLMLRSVQPLRLYAYNVFWLRFANRPFSLDHFDDYQKHFTVMNYAEGVELKQVHYDEFIPMFEKQYPKCPWKEVEAQLFKAFSELFQAASSRPAPYGICPYPSSRAIYAADLMLKWSRGENGERIMHPQILELNFSPDCARACQYHPSFYNDMFQTLFLDEPEHCPVTQII; encoded by the exons ATGTCAACAAACCAAGTAATTATGAATGGAAACCGGGATGAGGAGTTCCAGGCCTTCGAGGCTTTACACGCCGGGGCTCTGCGGTCCTCAGGACTCCCCCAGATCTACTGGAGGAGCCTACATCACAAAATCACCAATGAG ATTTATGATGCTGGAGAAGTTTTCGGAATCATGCAGTTCCAAGAAGAGGACGAGGAGAGGGTAAATGGAGggaacaaagagaagaaagacCATCCCTTCCAAGTGATCCGCTGTAAAGTGGTTGTGACCCGGGAGAGTGGACTGCAGGTCTCGGAGCCGAACAG CATCTTCCTGGTGGACCATGCCTGGACATACCGTGTGGATCATGCCCggcagcagctggagcagatCCCAGGGCTGCTACCCAGAATGGCTGCTCTGATGGGGGTGGATTTCCATGGCGAGGTCCCTGACTCAGacacagtggaagtggtgatAGAGCACATGTGGAAATATAACCTGACTTACCAGCTCTCTCAGGGG TCAGCAGAGGAGAAGGTTCCTGTGTGGTACATCATGGATGAGTTTGGCGCTCAGGTGCAGCACTCTGACCAGCCCAGCTGTGGTATGGCTCCTTTCTTCTACATCCAGGGCCAGCTGGCCTACACTGTACTCTGGCCTCTGCAGGACCTGCAGAGAGGAG ATGAAGTAACCCGTGATTATGCGTATGGAGAAACAAACACCCTGGTGAGGAAATGCCGTCTGTTACCATGGATACCTGCAGATCTTGAAGTCAACAGTGCCACCAATGAGCCCCTGGACTCATACTATGAG GCTATTGCCCACGGGAACAAGGAGCAGCTCCCTGTGGAAATTCAACCCTACACAGTGCCAAAGGACAAAATGCTCAA AGTGTACTCCGAAATGTCGCAGGTAGCGAACAACCTGACACACCCACGGTTCCAGCTGACTGAGGACGAGGATGAAGCTGATATAATTTGGAGCTATAATCACATCAAAGACTACAG GAAACTGAGTAAGGAGCGACCTCAGGTGATGGTGAACCAATTTCCATGTGAGAGCATTGTCACTGTGAAGGACTGCCTGGCTGCCGTGGCCCGCAGAGTCAAAGGTGGCCCATCACCTGATTGGCTACCAGAGACCTTCAACCTGCAGACAGAGCTGCCGCAGTTCATCAGGCATTATCAGCTGAGACAGCAACG GGGAGAGGATAACCACTGGATCTGTAAGCCCTGGAACCTGGCCCGAGGACTGGACACACACATCACCAACAATCTTGATTACATTATCAGGCAGAGAGAGAGTACACCAAAG GTGGTGTGTAAGTACATTGAAGATCCAGTGTTGTTCCacagggaggaggtgggaatGGTGAAGTTTGACATTCGCTACATGCTGATGTTGCGCTCAGTGCAGCCTCTGCGTCTTTATGCCTACAATGTCTTCTGGTTACGCTTTGCTAACAG ACCTTTCTCTTTGGACCATTTTGATGATTACCAAAAGCACTTCACTGTCATGAATTACGCAGAGGGTGTAGAGCTTAAACag GTGCACTATGATGAGTTCATCCCAATGTTTGAGAAGCAGTACCCTAAGTGTCCATGGAAGGAGGTGGAA GCACAGTTATTTAAAGCATTCAGTGAGCTGTTCCAAGCAGCGTCATCTCGTCCAGCTCCATATGGGATCTGTCCTTATCCATCATCCCGGGCAATATACGCAGCAGATCTCATGCTGAAGTGGAGCAGAGGGGAAAATG
- the LOC113142176 gene encoding sorting nexin-4-like isoform X2, which yields MSEDGKEELVGTDDDSENTAMGEEGSTLLRRMEMCVAEAEKRSGKNAVNMQETFTVYLIETRPMDAVADGRNPAPDSLWRRYSEFELLRNYLVVTYPYIIVPPLPEKRAEFVWHKLSADNMDPDFVERRRVGLENFLLRVASHPVLSNDKILYHFLTEEHGWKEVVYETGFQAKADSRLRALSATFRVRNPDKRFMEMKHYSDELQSHTSQLLRARARVADRLYGVYKVHGNYGRVFSEWSAIEKEMGDGLQSAGHHMDAYAASIDDILEEEEHYADQLKEYLFYAEALRAVCRKHELTQFELEMASQDLISKKQQREELATGIVRTFSFKGMTNKLFGQEAPEQREARLKLLEELIAEGEETVKEKTLECEEHVDRAWVDVQRFKEQKDKDLREALINFAVMQISMCKKGIQVWSNAKECFLKM from the exons ATGTCGGAGGATGGGAAGGAAGAGCTGGTGGGGACTGACGACGACTCGGAAAACACGGCG ATGGGGGAAGAGGGCTCCACTCTCCTGCGCAGGATGGAGATGTGTGTCGCTGAGGCCGAAAAAAGGAGTGGCAAAAACGCTGTGAACATGCAGGAGACCTTCACCGTGTACCTGATTGAAACACG GCCAATGGATGCAGTCGCTGATGGTCGTAACCCAGCCCCTGACTCCCTGTGGAGGCGATACAGCGAATTTGAACTGCTGCGGAACTACCTGGTTGTTACCTATCCGTACATCATTGTTCCACCTCTGCCCGAGAAGAGG GCAGAGTTTGTGTGGCACAAGCTGTCGGCAGACAACATGGACCCAGACTTTGTAGAGCGCCGTAGGGTCGGTCTGGAGAACTTTCTGCTTCGTGTTGCTTCTCATCCAGTCCTCTCCAATGACAAGATCCTCTACCACTTCCTCACCGAG GAACATGGCTGGAAGGAAGTGGTGTATGAGACAGGATTTCAGGCAAAG GCAGACTCCAGGCTAAGAGCTCTGAGTGCCACCTTTAGGGTGAGAAATCCAGAtaa ACGCTTTATGGAGATGAAACACTATAGCGATGAGCTGCAGTCTCACACGTCTCAGCTGCTCCGCGCAAGAGCA AGAGTTGCTGATCGACTCTATGGTGTTTACAAGGTCCATGGGAACTATGGAAGAGTCTTCAG TGAGTGGAGTGCCATAGAGAAGGAGATGGGAGATGGACTTCAAAGTGCTGGCCATCATATGGATGC ATATGCTGCTTCAATAGATGACATCTTAGAAGAGGAGGAACATTATGCTGACCAACTGAAGGAATATCTCTTTTATGCTGAGGCTCTGAG GGCAgtttgtagaaaacatgagctGACCCAATTTGAGCTTGAGATGGCGTCCCAGGACCTCATCTCAAAGAAGCAGCAACGTGAGGAGCTGGCTACAGGG ATAGTGCGCACCTTCTCCTTCAAGGGCATGACCAACAAACTTTTTGGCCAAGAGGCACCTGAACAGAGAGAGGCCAGACTgaagctgctggaggagctgaTAGCAGAGGGCGAAGAGACTGTCAAAGAGAAGACACTCGAGTGCGA AGAGCATGTTGACAGGGCATGGGTGGACGTGCAGCGCTTTAAggagcagaaagacaaagaccTCCGGGAAGCACTCATAAACTTCGCTGTCATGCAAATCAGCATGTGCAAAAAG GGAATACAAGTGTGGAGCAATGCCAAAGAATGTTTCCTCAAGATGTAG
- the LOC113142176 gene encoding sorting nexin-4-like isoform X1 → MSEDGKEELVGTDDDSENTAMGEEGSTLLRRMEMCVAEAEKRSGKNAVNMQETFTVYLIETRPMDAVADGRNPAPDSLWRRYSEFELLRNYLVVTYPYIIVPPLPEKRAEFVWHKLSADNMDPDFVERRRVGLENFLLRVASHPVLSNDKILYHFLTEVWQEHGWKEVVYETGFQAKADSRLRALSATFRVRNPDKRFMEMKHYSDELQSHTSQLLRARARVADRLYGVYKVHGNYGRVFSEWSAIEKEMGDGLQSAGHHMDAYAASIDDILEEEEHYADQLKEYLFYAEALRAVCRKHELTQFELEMASQDLISKKQQREELATGIVRTFSFKGMTNKLFGQEAPEQREARLKLLEELIAEGEETVKEKTLECEEHVDRAWVDVQRFKEQKDKDLREALINFAVMQISMCKKGIQVWSNAKECFLKM, encoded by the exons ATGTCGGAGGATGGGAAGGAAGAGCTGGTGGGGACTGACGACGACTCGGAAAACACGGCG ATGGGGGAAGAGGGCTCCACTCTCCTGCGCAGGATGGAGATGTGTGTCGCTGAGGCCGAAAAAAGGAGTGGCAAAAACGCTGTGAACATGCAGGAGACCTTCACCGTGTACCTGATTGAAACACG GCCAATGGATGCAGTCGCTGATGGTCGTAACCCAGCCCCTGACTCCCTGTGGAGGCGATACAGCGAATTTGAACTGCTGCGGAACTACCTGGTTGTTACCTATCCGTACATCATTGTTCCACCTCTGCCCGAGAAGAGG GCAGAGTTTGTGTGGCACAAGCTGTCGGCAGACAACATGGACCCAGACTTTGTAGAGCGCCGTAGGGTCGGTCTGGAGAACTTTCTGCTTCGTGTTGCTTCTCATCCAGTCCTCTCCAATGACAAGATCCTCTACCACTTCCTCACCGAG GTGTGGCAGGAACATGGCTGGAAGGAAGTGGTGTATGAGACAGGATTTCAGGCAAAG GCAGACTCCAGGCTAAGAGCTCTGAGTGCCACCTTTAGGGTGAGAAATCCAGAtaa ACGCTTTATGGAGATGAAACACTATAGCGATGAGCTGCAGTCTCACACGTCTCAGCTGCTCCGCGCAAGAGCA AGAGTTGCTGATCGACTCTATGGTGTTTACAAGGTCCATGGGAACTATGGAAGAGTCTTCAG TGAGTGGAGTGCCATAGAGAAGGAGATGGGAGATGGACTTCAAAGTGCTGGCCATCATATGGATGC ATATGCTGCTTCAATAGATGACATCTTAGAAGAGGAGGAACATTATGCTGACCAACTGAAGGAATATCTCTTTTATGCTGAGGCTCTGAG GGCAgtttgtagaaaacatgagctGACCCAATTTGAGCTTGAGATGGCGTCCCAGGACCTCATCTCAAAGAAGCAGCAACGTGAGGAGCTGGCTACAGGG ATAGTGCGCACCTTCTCCTTCAAGGGCATGACCAACAAACTTTTTGGCCAAGAGGCACCTGAACAGAGAGAGGCCAGACTgaagctgctggaggagctgaTAGCAGAGGGCGAAGAGACTGTCAAAGAGAAGACACTCGAGTGCGA AGAGCATGTTGACAGGGCATGGGTGGACGTGCAGCGCTTTAAggagcagaaagacaaagaccTCCGGGAAGCACTCATAAACTTCGCTGTCATGCAAATCAGCATGTGCAAAAAG GGAATACAAGTGTGGAGCAATGCCAAAGAATGTTTCCTCAAGATGTAG
- the pnpla3 gene encoding patatin-like phospholipase domain containing 3 encodes MFDLNGGWNLSFAGCGFLGVYHIGVASCLLENAPYLVKGATKLYGASAGALTASVLASRASLTKCCEDVIFLAKEARKRNLGPLHPTFNLIKVIRSGLDNELPSDAHTLVSGRLCISLTRVSNGENVLVSEFSSKEELIQALICSCFIPIYCGLIPPSFRGVRYVDGGISNNLPQSELKNTITISPFSGESDICPRDNSTSFHELRFTNTSIQMNLGNMYRLTRALFPPEPKVLAEMCQSGYKDALRFLEENNLLMLVHPTPGPSLPESPSDCCCNPTETTREWVLRRLRLLREPHWWLDEQMILPTALKKVFCQACQDKPGLYAKVSEMLPVRVASYMLMPYTLPVQSAYSAAQRFVEWMPEVPADMRWLFEVAGNLYRQTWKGESTTSISEPCLRKCLSVPPLPTEYDRPMQRNNLPALSSIDLQGNYREIPKSTSSSSSPSSSHHHRHPRVAPASPQQVYFFVGSEAETHGHTEQ; translated from the exons ATGTTCGACCTAAACGGCGGCTGGAACCTGTCTTTCGCCGGGTGTGGGTTCCTGGGGGTTTACCACATCGGAGTTGCAAGCTGCCTGCTGGAAAATGCGCCCTACCTCGTTAAAGGGGCCACAAAGTTATACGGGGCTTCTGCCGGTGCTCTGACCGCCTCGGTGCTCGCCAGCCGGGCATCTTTAA CCAAATGCTGTGAAGATGTGATCTTCCTAGCGAAGGAGGCAAGGAAGAGGAACCTGGGCCCCCTTCACCCCACCTTCAACCTGATCAAGGTGATTAGGTCAGGCCTGGATAATGAGCTGCCCTCTGATGCACACACCCTGGTCTCTGGACGGCTGTGTATTTCACTAACCAGGGTATCTAATGGGGAGAATGTGCTGGTGTCAGAGTTTAGCTCTAAAGAGGAACTCATTCAG GCGCTGATCTGTAGCTGTTTTATCCCCATCTACTGTGGCCTGATTCCTCCATCCTTCAGAGGCGTG CGTTATGTGGACGGCGGGATCAGCAACAACCTGCCGCAGTCAGAGCTGAAGAACACCATCACCATCTCCCCATTTTCAGGCGAGAGTGACATTTGTCCCCGTGACAACTCCACCAGCTTCCACGAGCTGCGCTTCACCAACACCAGCATCCAGATGAACCTGGGCAACATGTACCGCCTCACCAGGGCCCTGTTTCCCCCTGAACCCAAG GTGCTGGCTGAGATGTGTCAGAGTGGGTATAAAGATGCTCTGCGCTTCCTAGAAGAGAACA ACCTGCTGATGCTGGTGCATCCAACCCCTGGACCCTCCCTGCCAGAGAGCCCGTCTGACTGCTGTTGCAATCCTACTGAAACCACCAGGGAGTGGGTGCTCCGGAGGCTTCGCCTGCTGCGTGAACCGCACTGGTGGCTGGATGAACAGATGATTCTGCCTACCGCACTTAAGAAAG TGTTCTGCCAGGCTTGCCAAGACAAACCCGGCCTGTATGCTAAGGTGTCAGAGATGCTGCCAGTGAGAGTGGCTTCCTACATGCTTATGCCGTACACACTTCCTGTACAGTCAGCCTACTCAGCAGCCCAAAG GTTTGTGGAATGGATGCCAGAGGTGCCAGCCGACATGCGCTGGTTGTTTGAGGTGGCAGGTAACTTGTACCGACAGACCTGGAAGGGAGAATCAACCACCTCCATCAG TGAGCCGTGCCTGAGGAAATGCTTGAGCGTGCCACCTCTGCCAACTGAGTATGACAGACCCATGCAAAGAAACAACCTGCCTGCTCTCTCCTCCATTGACCTCCAGGGCAACTATAGAGAGATTCCAAAATctacctcttcctcttcttccccaTCCTCCTCCCACCACCACCGTCACCCTCGTGTTGCTCCTGCCTCTCCACAGCAAGTCTACTTCTTTGTTGGCTCTGAAGCTGAAACACACGGccacacagagcagtga